Proteins co-encoded in one Lynx canadensis isolate LIC74 chromosome C1, mLynCan4.pri.v2, whole genome shotgun sequence genomic window:
- the TYW3 gene encoding tRNA wybutosine-synthesizing protein 3 homolog isoform X3: MDRNAEFKRWKAQGLSKADLSRKGSVDEDVVELVQLLNGREQYFTTSSCAGRIILLDGNINGFEVQKQNCCWLLVTHKPCVKDDVIVALKKANGDAILKFEPLILHVQCRQLQDAQILHSVAIDSGFRNSGITVGKRGKTMLAIRSTHGLEVPLSHKGKLMVTEEYIDFLLKIANQKMEENKKRIESTKGLCSISPVVFWYPTDVALNSEVL; this comes from the exons ATGGATCGTAACGCAGAGTTCAAGAGATGGAAGGCACAGGGTCTGAGCAAAGCCGACCTCAGCCGAAAGGGCAGTGTGGATGAGGATGTGGTAGAACTTGTGCAGCTCCTGAATGGGCGAGAACAGTACTTCACCACGAGTTCCTGCGCTGGGCGCATCATCCTCCTAGATGGG aatataaatggTTTTGAGGTTCAAAAGCAAAACTGTTGCTGGCTACTGGTCACACACAAACCTTGTGTAAAAGATGATGTG attgtAGCTCTGAAGAAAGCAAATGGTGATGCCATTTTGAAATTTGAACCACTTATTCTTCATGTGCAGTGTCGACAGTTACAGGATGCACAGATTCTG CATTCAGTGGCAATAGATTCTGGTTTCAGGAACTCTGGCATAACtgtgggaaagagaggaaagactATGTTG GCTATCCGGAGCACGCATGGCTTAGAAGTTCCATTAAGCCATAAAGGAAAACTGATGGTGACTGAGGAATATATCGACTTCCTGTTAAAGATAGCAAATcaaaaaatggaggaaaacaagaagagaatTGAAAG CACAAAGGGCCTTTGTTCCATTTCACCAGTTGTTTTTTGGTACCCCACGGATGTGGCTTTGAATTCTGAGGTTCTTTAA
- the TYW3 gene encoding tRNA wybutosine-synthesizing protein 3 homolog isoform X1: protein MDRNAEFKRWKAQGLSKADLSRKGSVDEDVVELVQLLNGREQYFTTSSCAGRIILLDGNINGFEVQKQNCCWLLVTHKPCVKDDVIVALKKANGDAILKFEPLILHVQCRQLQDAQILHSVAIDSGFRNSGITVGKRGKTMLAIRSTHGLEVPLSHKGKLMVTEEYIDFLLKIANQKMEENKKRIERFYNCLQHALEKETITNSHPKEKIKDKNNSSYTHQKKRNPEACGKCIEENDKELENDDDPGISVTIFPEDY from the exons ATGGATCGTAACGCAGAGTTCAAGAGATGGAAGGCACAGGGTCTGAGCAAAGCCGACCTCAGCCGAAAGGGCAGTGTGGATGAGGATGTGGTAGAACTTGTGCAGCTCCTGAATGGGCGAGAACAGTACTTCACCACGAGTTCCTGCGCTGGGCGCATCATCCTCCTAGATGGG aatataaatggTTTTGAGGTTCAAAAGCAAAACTGTTGCTGGCTACTGGTCACACACAAACCTTGTGTAAAAGATGATGTG attgtAGCTCTGAAGAAAGCAAATGGTGATGCCATTTTGAAATTTGAACCACTTATTCTTCATGTGCAGTGTCGACAGTTACAGGATGCACAGATTCTG CATTCAGTGGCAATAGATTCTGGTTTCAGGAACTCTGGCATAACtgtgggaaagagaggaaagactATGTTG GCTATCCGGAGCACGCATGGCTTAGAAGTTCCATTAAGCCATAAAGGAAAACTGATGGTGACTGAGGAATATATCGACTTCCTGTTAAAGATAGCAAATcaaaaaatggaggaaaacaagaagagaatTGAAAG gtTTTACAACTGCCTACAACATGCTttggaaaaagaaactattacTAACTCACAtcccaaagagaaaatcaaagacaaaaataattcatcatatactcatcagaaaaaaagaaacccagaagcATGTGGCAAATGTattgaagaaaatgataaagaactTGAAAATGATGATGATCCAGGAATCAGTGTTACTATCTTCCCTGAAGATTACTAA
- the TYW3 gene encoding tRNA wybutosine-synthesizing protein 3 homolog isoform X2 has translation MDRNAEFKRWKAQGLSKADLSRKGSVDEDVVELVQLLNGREQYFTTSSCAGRIILLDGNINGFEVQKQNCCWLLVTHKPCVKDDVIVALKKANGDAILKFEPLILHVQCRQLQDAQILAIRSTHGLEVPLSHKGKLMVTEEYIDFLLKIANQKMEENKKRIERFYNCLQHALEKETITNSHPKEKIKDKNNSSYTHQKKRNPEACGKCIEENDKELENDDDPGISVTIFPEDY, from the exons ATGGATCGTAACGCAGAGTTCAAGAGATGGAAGGCACAGGGTCTGAGCAAAGCCGACCTCAGCCGAAAGGGCAGTGTGGATGAGGATGTGGTAGAACTTGTGCAGCTCCTGAATGGGCGAGAACAGTACTTCACCACGAGTTCCTGCGCTGGGCGCATCATCCTCCTAGATGGG aatataaatggTTTTGAGGTTCAAAAGCAAAACTGTTGCTGGCTACTGGTCACACACAAACCTTGTGTAAAAGATGATGTG attgtAGCTCTGAAGAAAGCAAATGGTGATGCCATTTTGAAATTTGAACCACTTATTCTTCATGTGCAGTGTCGACAGTTACAGGATGCACAGATTCTG GCTATCCGGAGCACGCATGGCTTAGAAGTTCCATTAAGCCATAAAGGAAAACTGATGGTGACTGAGGAATATATCGACTTCCTGTTAAAGATAGCAAATcaaaaaatggaggaaaacaagaagagaatTGAAAG gtTTTACAACTGCCTACAACATGCTttggaaaaagaaactattacTAACTCACAtcccaaagagaaaatcaaagacaaaaataattcatcatatactcatcagaaaaaaagaaacccagaagcATGTGGCAAATGTattgaagaaaatgataaagaactTGAAAATGATGATGATCCAGGAATCAGTGTTACTATCTTCCCTGAAGATTACTAA